One window of Aspergillus oryzae RIB40 DNA, chromosome 3 genomic DNA carries:
- a CDS encoding PRCC domain-containing protein (predicted protein), whose translation MALVSYSDSEGSDSEPETTTKPTTQTTTTKPTTTAAPKPKLVDSSNPRKIRVALDLKPEEKNDNDDGPARKKAKIGGGGAFAGFNSFLPAPKRAAAPAAAEKKGSVGAGRKVFSLKTGATPGFDRGLDEESRNEWAMEQAGSSTPGGRGDDDDGTIPKAGSLRDDGGEGGLQMKKPEEVKLKGNPMMFKPLSVARGTQKKRKVVSSKPVETAAEVSQGVKESVSEQSKPAASASAPVQPPAPKPKVSLFSLGSSEFAASVVPGPQAQSATYEPLVYTADTDAPEAGPEVEREPQVPAVASEPATTQTLDNIADDLNLSRSQRRHLFGRNADASKSRILHFNTDKEYIANQEMAHQTDMAALQHNPVRAIAPGKHTLQQLVNAASSQREALEESFASGRRNKKEAGSRYGW comes from the coding sequence atgGCCCTAGTATCCTACAGCGACTCCGAAGGTTCCGACTCCGAACCCGAAACCACCACAAAACCAACCACCCaaaccacaaccacaaaacctaccaccaccgccgccccAAAGCCGAAACTTGTCGACAGCAGCAACCCGCGCAAGATCCGCGTCGCGCTCGATCTCAAAcccgaagagaaaaatgacaacGATGACGGGCCCGCgcgaaagaaagcaaagatagGCGGTGGTGGAGCGTTCGCGGGGTTCAATTCGTTTTTGCCTGCGCCGAAGAGGGCTGCTGCTCCCGctgcggcggagaagaagggttCTGTTGGGGCCGGGCGGAAGGTGTTTAGTTTGAAGACTGGCGCTACGCCGGGGTTTGATCGTGGgttggatgaggagagtAGGAATGAGTGGGCTATGGAACAGGCGGGTTCGAGTACTCCTGGTGGTCggggagatgatgatgatgggacGATTCCTAAGGCTGGGAGTTTGagggatgatggtggtgagggtgggttgcagatgaagaagccggaGGAGGTTAAGTTGAAGGGGAATCCGATGATGTTTAAGCCGTTGTCTGTTGCGCGGGGgacgcagaagaagaggaaggttgTTTCGTCGAAGCCGGTCGAGACTGCTGCAGAGGTTTCGCAAGGTGTGAAGGAGTCAGTTTCGGAACAGAGTAAgcctgctgcttctgcttctgctcctgTGCAGCCACCTGCGCCGAAACCGAAAGTGAGTCTTTTCTCGCTTGGGTCGAGTGAATTTGCGGCGAGTGTTGTTCCGGGACCTCAGGCGCAGAGCGCAACGTATGAGCCGTTGGTATATACTGCAGACACGGATGCGCCTGAGGCCGGTCCAGAGGTAGAGCGCGAGCCTCAGGTTCCAGCTGTGGCGTCGGAACCGGCAACGACGCAGACGTTGGATAATATCGCGGATGATCTGAATCTGTCGCGGTCTCAACGACGGCACCTGTTTGGTCGCAATGCGGACGCCTCGAAATCGCGGATCCTTCATTTCAACACAGACAAGGAGTACATTGCCAACCAGGAGATGGCGCATCAGACCGATATGGCGGCGCTTCAGCACAACCCGGTGCGTGCCATTGCTCCTGGAAAACACACGCTGCAACAGCTGGTCAATGCGGCAAGTTCTCAACGGGAAGCTTTGGAGGAGAGTTTTGCATCTGGACgaaggaacaagaaggaGGCTGGGTCAAGGTATGGCTGGTAA
- a CDS encoding uncharacterized protein (predicted protein) has translation MDPLEPNPTQDPDKQPKPGKFRFKTSKSKSSSRRDDTASTHHHSSHRHTSHRHRSKRHHRRRSASPTPIHSDQQQPGLNADAAFRESLFDALGDDEGASYWESVYGQPIHNYAVPNVPKGPNGELEQMDEEEYASYVRTKMWERTREGMLAEQERLRAEKARQKRRDERREEDMREKMRFERAMEESLRRGKERRRVKAWGRVWEEYVRSWGEVDRAVEQVRDTGDCGRGGGEGTKLRNLIFWPVESGKRGDVSRETVEEFMRHAPGEDLLAVLKAERVRWHPDKIQHRYGALGIDEMVMRSVTEVFQIIDRLWSEMKGKQS, from the coding sequence atggATCCCCTagaaccaaacccaacccaagACCCCGACAAGCAACCCAAACCAGGCAAATTCCGCTTCAAAACCTCAAAATCCAAGTCCAGTTCTCGACGAGACGATACAGCCTCCACCCATCATCACAGCAGCCACAGACACACCTCCCACCGCCACAGATCCAAACGGCATCATCGCCGGCGCTCAGCCTCACCGACCCCCATCCACTCagaccagcaacaaccaggCCTCAACGCCGATGCAGCCTTCCGTGAATCTCTCTTCGACGCTTtaggtgacgatgaaggcgCTTCGTACTGGGAGTCCGTGTATGGACAGCCGATTCACAATTATGCTGTGCCGAATGTACCCAAGGGACCTAATGGGGAGTTGGAGCAaatggatgaggaggagtATGCTAGTTACGTGCGGACAAAGATGTGGGAGCGTACTCGGGAGGGGATGCTTGCTGAGCAGGAGCGGTTGAGGGCTGAAAAAGCGAGGCAGAAGAGACGGGATgaaaggagggaggaggatatgAGGGAGAAGATGCGGTTTGAGAGGGCTATGGAGGAGAGTTTGAGACgggggaaggagaggagaagggttAAGGCTTGGGGGCGGGTTTGGGAGGAGTATGTGCGGTCTTGGGGGGAGGTTGATCGGGCTGTTGAACAGGTTAGGGATACTGGTGATTGTGGTCGCGGTGGCGGGGAGGGGACTAAGTTGAGGAATTTGATCTTTTGGCCGGTTGAGTCCGGGAAGAGGGGAGACGTGAGTCGGGAGACGGTCGAGGAGTTCATGCGTCATGCGCCGGGGGAGGATTTGTTGGCGGTTTTGAAGGCCGAGCGAGTGAGGTGGCATCCGGACAAGATTCAGCATCGGTATGGGGCTTTGGGAATTGATGAGATGGTTATGCGCAGTGTTACGGAGGTTTTTCAAATTATCGATCGTTTGTGGAGCGAGATGAAGGGGAAGCAGTCGTGA